ACCGGCTCGTCCCCTCGTTCGAAAACCCCCACGAGGCACACATGGTCGAGGAGATGGACAAGCAGCCCCGCAACCCGAAGCTCATGCGCATGGGCGTAATGACCGCACTGGCAATCGGCATACACAATTTTCCGGAAGGTATCGCCACGTTTACCTCGGCCGTGGACAACATGGCCCTGGGCGTTGCCATCGCCGCGGCGATCGCCATCCATAACATCCCCGAAGGCATTGCCGTCTCGATCCCGGTTTACTACGCCACGGGCGACCGCAAAAAAGCCTTCAAACTCTCGTTGTTGTCGGGGCTCGCGGAACCTGTCGGGGCGGTGCTGGCCTACCTTGTGCTGATGCCATTCATGACGCCGACACTGATGGGCTGCATCCTCGCGGGCGTGGCGGGAATCATGGTATTCATTTCGATCGACGAACTGCTGCCAGCGGCCCGTGAATACGGCGAAGCGCACATCTCGATCTACGGCGTAGTGGCCGGCATGGCACTGATGGCCGTAAGTCTCATAATGCTCGGATAAAACAATGGACATCCTGTTACTACTCGTCGGCCTGGGGCTGATCCTCGGCGGCGCAAATTTCCTGACGGACGGCTCTGCGGCGGTAGCCCAGCGTTTCCGCGTCCCGGAATTCATCATCGGCCTGACGATCGTCGCCGTCGGCACCTCGATGCCCGAACTGGTGGTCTCGGTGCTCTCGGCTGCGGCGGGCAACAGCGACGTGGCGATCGGCAACGTCGTCGGCTCGAACATCTTCAACGTCTTCGTAATCCTGGGAATCTGCGCGCTGATCCGGCCGCTCGTGCTTACGAAGGAGAACATCCGGCGCGACATCCCGTTCGGCATGGCCGCGTCGCTCGTGCTGCTGACGGTCACTTCCGACCGCCTGGTATGCGCCGGGGCAACGGACAGAATCGGCCGCCCGGACGGCATCGTCATGCTCGCGCTCTACATCGGGCTGATGTGGTACATGATCCGCACAACCAAACGCCAGCGCGGCATGCCCGGTGCAGCGGGCGGGACGATAATCCCGGCATCTGAAGCCGGAGCCATCGTAAAAAACGGGGTAAAGCAAGCCGAAGGGACTAAGAAACCGATGGCGTTGTGGCTGGCGGGGGTGATGATCGCAGGAGGGCTCGCGGGACTGATCTTCGGCGGCGAGATGTTCCTGAAAAGCGCTACGGCGATCGCCCGCACGCTCGGAATCAGCGAATCGGTCATCGCCATCACGCTCGTGGCGGGCGGCACGTCGCTGCCGGAACTGGCTTCGTCGGTGGTATCGCTGCTCAAAGGCAAGGCCGAAATGGCGCTCGGGAATGTCATCGGATCGAACATCGCCAATATCCTGCTGATCCTGGGCATCAGCGCCACGATCCACCCCCTGACGATGGGCGGGATCACGCTGACGGACATCCTCGTGGTCGTGCTGAGTTCGCTGCTGCTGTTCATGGCAGCCTTCACGTTCCGCAGCAAAAAGCTCGACCGGTGGGAAGGCGCTATCTTCCTGGCGATTT
This Alistipes onderdonkii DNA region includes the following protein-coding sequences:
- a CDS encoding calcium/sodium antiporter, yielding MDILLLLVGLGLILGGANFLTDGSAAVAQRFRVPEFIIGLTIVAVGTSMPELVVSVLSAAAGNSDVAIGNVVGSNIFNVFVILGICALIRPLVLTKENIRRDIPFGMAASLVLLTVTSDRLVCAGATDRIGRPDGIVMLALYIGLMWYMIRTTKRQRGMPGAAGGTIIPASEAGAIVKNGVKQAEGTKKPMALWLAGVMIAGGLAGLIFGGEMFLKSATAIARTLGISESVIAITLVAGGTSLPELASSVVSLLKGKAEMALGNVIGSNIANILLILGISATIHPLTMGGITLTDILVVVLSSLLLFMAAFTFRSKKLDRWEGAIFLAIYIAYIWYLVR
- the zupT gene encoding zinc transporter ZupT, producing MEHNILIPLLLTLGAGLATGIGSAIAFFARRTNKRLLSFSLGLSGGVMIYVSFVELFQQAHATLSDEWGAQTGIIVTVASFFAGILLIGIIDRLVPSFENPHEAHMVEEMDKQPRNPKLMRMGVMTALAIGIHNFPEGIATFTSAVDNMALGVAIAAAIAIHNIPEGIAVSIPVYYATGDRKKAFKLSLLSGLAEPVGAVLAYLVLMPFMTPTLMGCILAGVAGIMVFISIDELLPAAREYGEAHISIYGVVAGMALMAVSLIMLG